One genomic region from Rosa rugosa chromosome 1, drRosRugo1.1, whole genome shotgun sequence encodes:
- the LOC133724749 gene encoding DNA gyrase subunit B, chloroplastic/mitochondrial-like codes for MALLLLRLRAHSPSPPYLLRFMALRFMSHSCLLHPHSSSLFFSPPPPRIGLRLKDVPSCCAAVRNVRAFSSVTEAFQGSAASTAYGADQIQVLEGLEAVRKRPGMYIGDTGFRGLHHLVYEILDNAVDEAQGGYASKVEVILLADNSVSITDNGRGIPTDMHPVTKKSTLETVLTVLHAGGKFGGSSSGYSVSGGLHGVGLSVVNALSEALEVTIWRDGMEYQQKYSRGKPVTTLSCHVLPIEFKDRQGTRIRFLPDKQVFKTLNQFDYHTIAGRIRELAFLNPNLMITLRQEDTDPEKIQHNEYFYAGGLVEYVRWLNTDKKPLHEVVGFRKEVDGITINVALQWCSDAYSDTVLGYANSIRTADGGTHIDGLKASLTRTLNNLGKKSKLIKDKDITLSGEHVREGLTCVVSVKVPNPEFEGQTKTRLGNPEVRRVVDNSLQEYLTEYLELHPDVLDSILSKSLNALKAALAAKRARELVRQKSVLRSSSLPGKLADCSSTNPEESEIFIVEGDSAGGSAKQGRDRRFQAILPLRGKILNIERRDEAAMYKNEEIQNLILGLGLGVKGEDFKKEALRYHKIIILTDADVDGAHIRTLLLTFFFRYQRALFDEGCIYVGVPPFYKVERGKQAYYCYDDAELKKLQSSFPSNASYNIQRFKGLGEMMPTQLWETTMDPQKRLLKQLSVDDAAEANFVFSSLMGSRVDFRKELIQNAARMINLDQLDI; via the exons ATGGCGCTTCTTCTTCTGAGACTGAGAGCTCATTCTCCTAGTCCTCCTTATCTTCTTCGCTTCATGGCCTTACGCTTCATGTCACACTCATGTCTCCTCCACCCTCACTCTTCCTCCCTCTTCTTCAGCCCACCACCACCCAG GATTGGGCTTCGATTGAAGGACGTTCCTAGCTGCTGTGCTGCGGTTCGAAATGTGAGAGCTTTCAGCTCGGTAACCGAGGCTTTTCAAGGAAGCGCTGCCTCCACGGCTTATGGCGCTGATCAGATTCAG GTTTTAGAAGGCTTAGAGGCTGTTAGAAAGAGGCCCGGAATGTATATTGGGGACACCGGATTTCGTGGTCTTCATCATCTg GTTTATGAAATACTAGACAATGCTGTTGATGAGGCTCAAGGCGGATATGCTTCAAAGGTTGAGGTCATTTTACTGGCCGACAATTCTGTCAGCATCACAGACAACGGCCGTGGG ATACCTACTGATATGCATCCTGTAACCAAGAAATCTACATTGGAGACTGTGTTGACG GTTTTGCATGCTGGTGGCAAGTTTGGTGGTTCAAGTAGTGGCTATAGTGTGTCTGGTGGATTACATGGTGTGGGTTTATCAGTCGTTAATGCCTTGTCTGAG GCATTAGAAGTTACTATTTGGCGTGATGGAATGGAATACCAGCAAAAGTATTCTCGAGGAAAGCCTGTGACAACTCTCTCTTGTCATGTGCTTCCAATTGAATTTAAAGATAGACAAGGAACACGAATCAGATTCTTGCCTGACAAACAAG TATTTAAAACTCTTAATCAGTTCGACTACCACACAATTGCTGGAAGAATTAGGGAGCTAGCTTTTTTAAACCCTAAT CTCATGATCACTCTTAGACAAGAGGATACGGATCCAGAGAAAATCCAGCACAATGAATACTTCTATGCAGGGGGTTTGGTTGAATATGTTAGATGGCTAAATACTGATAAG AAACCTCTTCATGAAGTGGTGGGTTTCAGAAAAGAAGTAGATGGAATCACTATTAATGTAGCTCTCCAGTG GTGTTCTGATGCATATTCAGATACAGTGCTAGGGTATGCTAATAGCATACGTACTGCTGACGGAGGAACCCATATTGATGGACTGAAAGCTTCGTTAACAAGAACGCTGAATAACCTTGGGAAGAAGTCAAAGCTTATCAAG GATAAAGATATTACCTTAAGTGGTGAGCATGTAAGAGAAGGGCTGACATGTGTAGTTTCAGTCAAAGTTCCCAATCCAGAGTTTGAAGGCCAGACAAAG ACTAGGTTGGGAAATCCAGAGGTGCGAAGAGTGGTTGATAATTCTCTTCAAGAGTATCTTACAGAATACTTGGAGTTACATCCTGATGTACTGGATTCAATCCTTTCCAAGTCCTTAAATGCTCTCAAG GCAGCTCTGGCTGCAAAGAGGGCAAGGGAACTAGTCAGACAAAAGAGTGTTTTGCGTTCGTCTTCTCTCCCAGGAAAGCTAGCCGATTGCTCATCAACCAATCCTGAAGAATCTG AAATCTTTATAGTTGAAGGAGATTCAGCTGGAGGAAGTGCAAAGCAAGGTCGTGATAGACGCTTTCAG GCAATTCTTCCACTAAGGGGTAAAATTCTGAACATTGAAAGGAGGGACGAGGCAGCAATGtataaaaatgaagaaattcaAAATCTGATTCTTGGACTTGGACTTGGGGTGAAG GGAGAGGACTTTAAAAAGGAAGCTCTGCGTTACCATAAGATTATCATCTTAACTGATGCTGATGTAGATGGTGCTCACATCCGAACTCTGCTACTGACATTTTTCTTCAGATATCAG AGAGCCTTATTTGATGAGGGTTGCATATATGTTGGTGTTCCACCCTTTTACAAG GTTGAAAGGGGAAAGCAAGCATATTATTGCTATGATGACGCTGAACTTAAAAAGCTTCAGAGTTCCTTCCCTTCAAATGCATCATACAACATTCAAAGGTTCAAAG GCCTGGGAGAAATGATGCCCACACAATTATGGGAAACAACAATGGATCCTCAGAAAAGGCTGCTGAAACAATTAAGTGTGGATGATGCTGCTGAGGCTAACTTTGTCTTTTCCTCCCTTATGGGTTCTCGG GTGGATTTCCGGAAGGAACTCATTCAAAATGCTGCACGCATGATCAACCTGGATCAGTTAGATATTTAG
- the LOC133736021 gene encoding large ribosomal subunit protein uL3 → MSHRKFEHPRHGSLGFLPRKRAARHRGKVKAFPKDDPSKPCKLTAFLGYKAGMTHIVRDVEKPGSKLHKKETCEAVTIIEAPPMVVVGVVGYVKTPRGLRSLNTVWAQHLSEEVKRRFYKNWCKSKKKAFAKYSKTYETDEGKKNIEGQFEKLIKYATVIRVLAHTQIRKMKGLKQKKAHLMEIQVNGGTIAQKVEFAKSFFEKQIPIDAVFQKDEMIDIIGVTKGKGYEGVVTRWGVTRLPRKTHRGLRKVACIGAWHPARVSFTVARAGQNGYHHRTEMNKKIYKLGKAGQESHTAVTEFDRTEKDITPIGGFPHYGVVKDDYILIKGCCVGPKKRVVTLRQSLLKQTSRLALEDIKLKFIDTSSKFGHGRFQTTQEKQKYYGRLKA, encoded by the exons ATGTCTCACAGGAAGTTTGAGCACCCCAGACATGGATCCCTTGGATTTCTCCCAAGGAAGCGAGCTGCTCGTCATAGAGGAAAAG TGAAGGCTTTCCCCAAGGATGACCCGTCCAAGCCCTGCAAGTTGACTGCTTTTCTAGGTTACAAGGCTGGGATGACTCACATTGTCAGGGATGTCGAGAAACCTGGGTCAA AGCTTCACAAGAAGGAGACATGCGAGGCTGTCACTATCATTGAGGCTCCTCCAATGgttgttgttggtgttgtggGTTATGTGAAGACACCACGTGGCCTTCGTTCTTTGAACACAGTGTGGGCTCAACATCTCAGTGAGGAGGTTAAGAGGAGGTTTTACAAGAACTGGTGCAAGTCCAAGAAGAAGGCTTTCGCAAAATACTCCAAGACCTATGAAACTGATGAAGGAAAGAAGAATATTGAAGGACAGTTTGAGAAACTAATTAAATATGCTACCGTTATCCGAGTTTTGGCTCACACTCAG ATCAGGAAGATGAAGGGATTGAAGCAGAAGAAAGCACATCTTATGGAGATCCAGGTGAATGGTGGCACAATTGCTCAGAAggttgaatttgctaaaagctTCTTTGAGAAGCAAATCCCTATTGATGCTGTCTTCCAGAAAGATGAGATGATCGATATCATTGGTGTAACAAAGGGTAAAGGTTATGAAGGTGTTGTTACTCGTTGGGGTGTAACCCGTCTTCCTCGTAAGACTCATAGGGGTCTGCGTAAGGTTGCTTGTATTGGTGCCTGGCATCCTGCTAGAGTCTCATTTACAGTTGCTAGGGCTGGTCAGAATGGATACCATCATCGTACTGAAATGAACAAGAAAATTTACAAGCTTGGAAAGGCTGGACAAGAGTCTCACACTGCTGTCACTGAGTTTGACAG GACTGAGAAAGACATCACTCCGATTGGTGGCTTCCCTCATTATGGTGTGGTGAAAGACGACTACATTCTGATCAAGGGATGCTGTGTTGGACCCAAGAAGAGGGTTGTTACCCTCCGCCAGTCCCTGCTCAAGCAGACATCTCGTCTTGCTCTCGAGGATATCAAGCTCAAGTTCATCGATACTTCCTCAAAGTTCGGGCATGGTCGCTTCCAGACTACACAAGAGAAACAGAAGTACTATGGACGACTCAAGGCATAA